The Gemmatimonadota bacterium genome has a segment encoding these proteins:
- a CDS encoding NAD(P)-dependent oxidoreductase, which produces MRALVTGATGFVGGHLVDRLLARGDTVTALIRSPAKAADLAARGVRLVRGDLGDKPALAEASAAQDVIYHVAALTGAVDEAEFLLANRDGTANVVHAARADGGTARIVLVSSMAAGGPAARGRPKGADGLDAPVTMYGRSKLASELVLRGADLPWVILRPPTVYGPRDRDNLITVFKAARLGIAPVFGDGSMEVSVVHVEDLADAIVLAGTAGEAVLGQTYYVNHPQLLSSAELVREIGRSMGRSVTLLPIPEWAARMALTATGAWAAALRRKTILRADKANEFFQAAWTGDAAPFIAATGWQPRFDAATGLAHTHDWYRQAGWL; this is translated from the coding sequence ATGAGGGCGCTGGTCACCGGCGCCACCGGCTTCGTGGGTGGGCACCTGGTCGACCGCCTGCTGGCGCGCGGGGACACCGTCACCGCGCTGATTCGCTCGCCCGCGAAGGCCGCCGATCTGGCGGCCCGCGGTGTTCGACTCGTGCGCGGTGATCTGGGCGACAAGCCGGCGCTGGCCGAAGCCTCGGCGGCGCAGGACGTCATCTATCACGTGGCGGCGCTCACCGGCGCCGTCGACGAGGCCGAATTCCTCCTCGCCAATCGCGACGGCACCGCCAATGTGGTGCACGCCGCGCGGGCCGATGGCGGGACCGCGCGGATCGTGCTGGTCAGTTCGATGGCCGCGGGTGGGCCGGCTGCGCGTGGGCGTCCCAAGGGCGCCGACGGACTCGACGCCCCGGTCACCATGTACGGGCGCAGCAAGCTCGCCTCGGAATTGGTGTTGCGCGGCGCCGACCTGCCGTGGGTGATCCTGCGCCCGCCGACGGTCTACGGCCCGCGCGATCGCGACAATCTCATCACCGTCTTCAAGGCGGCGCGCCTCGGCATCGCCCCGGTCTTTGGTGACGGTTCGATGGAGGTGTCCGTCGTGCATGTCGAGGACCTCGCCGACGCGATCGTGCTCGCCGGCACGGCCGGCGAGGCCGTCCTCGGCCAGACCTATTACGTCAATCACCCGCAATTGCTCTCCTCGGCCGAGCTGGTGCGCGAGATCGGCCGCAGTATGGGCCGCAGCGTGACCCTGCTGCCGATTCCCGAGTGGGCAGCTCGCATGGCGCTCACGGCCACCGGAGCCTGGGCCGCGGCCCTCCGTCGCAAGACCATCCTCCGCGCCGACAAGGCGAACGAGTTCTTCCAGGCCGCCTGGACCGGCGACGCCGCTCCGTTCATCGCAGCCACCGGCTGGCAGCCACGCTTCGATGCCGCCACCGGACTCGCCCATACCCACGACTGGTATCGCCAGGCAGGCTGGCTCTGA
- a CDS encoding zf-HC2 domain-containing protein, whose product MPEEEFHAWLDGALSKVQSAEIAEHLLGCLICRAAHSEAVATRDRATAILAFAAPLGHRRAPPMVQHTSRRRQSGIAAAVGVLMLGGWLANQPATLTLPTPRLSTMAFVAPAMHASFLENAALQETATQSRSARLAIEGTLRPQMVRPAAASRGVVELAPVADVDPAISWEAISWDEALTAAGGSLARLEGLPVTGVRLQRNGVGIRPTFFVKQRLPDGRAVWVIEGPEDRVEPVHAAVEASGLSSSVALRTKPDYVTSGESTTRTLRLVTISASLPKDSVDALTAKLRLE is encoded by the coding sequence GTGCCTGAGGAGGAGTTCCACGCCTGGCTCGACGGTGCCCTCTCCAAGGTGCAGTCAGCCGAGATCGCGGAACATCTGCTTGGATGCCTGATCTGCCGTGCGGCACACTCCGAGGCCGTGGCGACGCGTGACCGCGCGACCGCCATTCTCGCCTTCGCTGCCCCACTGGGCCACCGCCGGGCGCCGCCGATGGTCCAGCACACCTCGCGGCGCCGGCAGTCTGGGATCGCGGCGGCGGTGGGCGTGTTGATGCTCGGTGGCTGGCTCGCGAATCAGCCCGCGACCCTCACGCTCCCGACGCCGCGCCTCTCCACGATGGCGTTCGTGGCGCCGGCAATGCACGCGTCCTTCCTCGAGAACGCGGCGCTGCAGGAGACCGCGACCCAGTCGCGGAGTGCGCGACTCGCCATCGAGGGCACGCTGCGGCCGCAAATGGTCCGTCCCGCCGCGGCCAGCCGGGGAGTGGTTGAGCTCGCACCGGTTGCGGACGTCGACCCTGCCATCAGCTGGGAGGCGATCAGCTGGGACGAGGCGCTGACCGCCGCCGGTGGTTCACTCGCCCGCCTCGAAGGCCTCCCGGTGACCGGCGTTCGGCTGCAGCGGAACGGGGTCGGGATCCGGCCGACGTTCTTCGTGAAGCAGCGGTTGCCGGATGGTCGGGCGGTCTGGGTCATCGAAGGCCCCGAGGATCGCGTGGAGCCGGTGCACGCAGCCGTGGAAGCGTCCGGCCTCTCCTCCTCGGTCGCGCTTCGGACCAAGCCGGATTACGTCACCAGCGGCGAGTCGACGACCCGCACGCTCCGGCTGGTGACGATCTCCGCCTCGCTCCCGAAGGATTCGGTGGATGCGTTGACGGCGAAGTTGAGGCTGGAGTAG
- a CDS encoding pyridoxal phosphate-dependent aminotransferase family protein yields MMLFDKCRQFTQAREIQAAGLYPYFKPISESEDTVVTIDGQKRIMLGSNNYLGLTHHPKVLEAASKALHRYGAGCTGSRFLNGSLDLHEQLEAALAKFLGKESALVFSTGYGANLGLISGLLGRGETVYLDKLDHACIVDGAKLSYGDTQRFNHGDLDHLTRLLERNTTGKGTMVVVDGVYSMEGDIADIPGLSKICNRFGAALVVDDAHALGVIGPNGDGTGAHWGMQDQVDIIAGTFSKSLASVGGFVAADESVIHFLKHHSRPFIFTASLPPANTAGVLAALQVLQDEPERRTTLWANAKHLADGFRALGFEIGETVTPIIPVLIGPLETTFVFWRKLYDAGVFTNPVVPPAVPPSQCRLRTSVMATHTPDQIDTALEAFGRIGKELGVI; encoded by the coding sequence GTGATGCTCTTCGACAAGTGTCGACAGTTTACCCAGGCGCGCGAGATCCAGGCGGCCGGGCTCTACCCCTATTTCAAGCCGATTTCGGAATCCGAGGACACCGTCGTCACCATCGACGGCCAGAAGCGGATCATGCTCGGCTCGAACAACTACCTGGGGCTGACCCACCACCCGAAGGTGCTCGAAGCTGCGTCCAAGGCGCTGCACCGGTACGGTGCCGGCTGCACCGGATCGCGCTTCCTCAACGGTTCCCTCGACCTGCATGAACAGCTCGAAGCGGCGCTGGCCAAGTTTCTCGGCAAGGAATCGGCCCTGGTCTTCTCGACCGGCTACGGCGCGAACCTCGGCCTCATCTCGGGCCTGCTCGGTCGCGGCGAAACCGTCTATCTCGACAAGCTCGACCATGCCTGCATCGTCGATGGCGCCAAGCTCTCCTACGGCGACACGCAGCGCTTCAATCATGGCGACCTCGATCACCTCACCCGCCTGCTCGAGCGCAACACGACCGGCAAGGGGACGATGGTGGTTGTCGACGGCGTCTACTCGATGGAAGGCGACATCGCCGACATTCCGGGGCTGAGCAAGATCTGCAATCGCTTCGGCGCGGCGCTCGTCGTGGACGACGCCCACGCCCTCGGCGTGATCGGTCCGAACGGCGATGGCACCGGCGCCCACTGGGGGATGCAGGACCAGGTCGACATCATCGCCGGCACCTTCTCGAAATCGCTGGCCTCGGTCGGCGGCTTCGTTGCCGCGGACGAGTCGGTGATCCATTTCCTCAAGCATCATTCGCGGCCGTTCATCTTCACCGCCTCGCTCCCGCCGGCCAACACCGCCGGTGTGCTCGCCGCGCTGCAGGTGTTGCAGGACGAGCCCGAACGGCGCACGACGTTGTGGGCCAACGCCAAGCACCTCGCCGACGGCTTCCGCGCCCTCGGCTTCGAAATCGGCGAGACCGTCACGCCGATCATCCCGGTGCTCATCGGGCCGCTCGAGACCACCTTCGTCTTCTGGCGGAAGCTCTACGACGCCGGCGTCTTCACCAACCCGGTCGTGCCGCCCGCCGTGCCGCCCTCGCAGTGCCGCCTGCGCACCAGCGTGATGGCGACCCACACGCCGGACCAGATCGACACTGCGCTGGAGGCCTTCGGGCGGATCGGCAAGGAGTTGGGGGTCATCTGA
- a CDS encoding 4Fe-4S dicluster domain-containing protein produces MTTRLPDQGAAMADEQGTTGVDRRQFLKVLGVTGAGTAALSGCSTDRVAKLVPYLVQSEQQVPGVATWYASTCTECATGCGLHVKTREARPIKLEGNPEHPVNAGTLCSRGQAGLQALYNPDRLGAPMARNAAGGFDEITWDDAIARLAAKVAAAPGKVAVLNGYGPSTFTGLVRDWVTAIGGQVVQWEPFAREAERKANERSFGRTDLPSYEFGAAKHILSFGADFLETWGPVVEQQRGFATSHGMHDGTMSKHVFVGPRMSLTGANADEYVQVAPGQETLVALGIAQLVAAKRGHPLAGSLSAYTPAMVAKETGVAEAQLAAIAEAFAAAQPSLAVAGGIAAQHRGAIDLCAAVNTLNLVAGNLGKTVVFGAEPATNDGYAGVTGLFDAIDKGQVGVLLVHEANPLYALPKSGKFTERFAKAGFKVSTAQVLDETAAACDLIIPNLHALERWDDLRPRAGVTGLLQPVTEPVFAAKHTGDVLLAVAKKVAGPMAAFTAPNFETYLKSAWAPNLVGDADEAWRMALGSGGVYAAAPATAQPTTVSAGAPSWKAPTFDGDGAYTLLPYASSMYYDGRGANKPWLLENPDPMTKITWQSWVEVHPDTAKAIDVREGEFLELTSPHGSVRAQVYVFPGVHPNVLAMPLGLGHTEYGRYAKGRGANPLDLLGAADGQGFLPYVATKVSVKTTGDYRKVSKTEGTTRQLGRGIIEAMPLAYAAKGMTPKEAYSAAGHAEHEINTPKETEAIDGWYEAQKERWKLGNYADDATPKWGMAVDLSRCTGCSACVTACYAENNIPTVGEEQIFKGREMSWMRIERYWEGGTDGEKLEARFAPVMCQHCDNAPCEPVCPVYAAYHTPDGLNGQVYNRCVGTRYCSNNCPFKVRYFNWLKYNETAWPAPLNLQLNPEVTTRARGVMEKCTFCVQRIRDKQNIARLEDRAVRDGEIQPACVQGCPSGAMTFGNVKDPEAAVVKAKRDPRGYTMLEETNVRPAVTYLAKVLHAEPVTHAPAAAGEGH; encoded by the coding sequence ATGACGACGCGACTGCCTGACCAGGGAGCGGCGATGGCCGACGAACAGGGAACCACCGGGGTCGACCGGCGACAGTTCCTCAAGGTGCTTGGTGTGACCGGCGCGGGAACGGCGGCCCTCTCGGGTTGCTCGACCGACCGGGTGGCCAAGCTGGTGCCGTACCTCGTCCAGTCGGAGCAGCAGGTGCCCGGCGTGGCGACGTGGTATGCCAGCACGTGCACCGAGTGCGCGACGGGATGCGGCCTGCACGTGAAGACGCGCGAGGCACGCCCCATCAAGCTCGAGGGGAATCCGGAGCACCCCGTGAACGCGGGGACGCTCTGCAGCCGCGGCCAGGCCGGGTTGCAGGCGCTCTACAATCCCGATCGTCTCGGCGCCCCGATGGCGCGGAACGCCGCCGGCGGCTTCGACGAGATCACCTGGGATGACGCGATCGCCCGTCTCGCCGCCAAGGTGGCTGCGGCGCCGGGCAAGGTGGCCGTCCTCAACGGGTATGGTCCGTCCACGTTCACCGGTCTGGTGCGCGACTGGGTCACCGCCATTGGCGGCCAGGTGGTGCAGTGGGAACCGTTCGCGCGCGAAGCGGAGCGCAAGGCCAATGAGCGGAGCTTCGGCCGCACCGACCTGCCAAGCTACGAGTTTGGCGCCGCCAAGCACATCCTGTCGTTCGGCGCCGACTTCCTCGAGACCTGGGGCCCGGTGGTCGAGCAGCAGCGAGGCTTCGCCACCTCGCACGGCATGCACGACGGCACCATGTCGAAGCACGTCTTCGTTGGCCCTCGGATGTCGCTGACCGGCGCCAATGCGGACGAGTACGTCCAGGTCGCGCCGGGACAGGAGACGTTGGTTGCCCTCGGGATCGCGCAGCTGGTCGCCGCCAAGCGCGGCCATCCGCTCGCCGGGTCGTTGTCGGCCTACACGCCCGCCATGGTGGCCAAGGAGACGGGCGTTGCCGAGGCGCAGCTCGCCGCGATCGCCGAGGCGTTTGCGGCGGCCCAGCCGTCGCTCGCGGTCGCCGGTGGTATCGCCGCGCAGCACCGCGGCGCGATCGACCTGTGCGCCGCCGTCAACACGCTGAACCTGGTGGCTGGCAATCTCGGCAAGACCGTCGTCTTCGGCGCCGAGCCGGCGACGAACGACGGCTATGCCGGTGTGACCGGGCTCTTTGACGCGATCGACAAGGGCCAGGTCGGCGTGCTGCTGGTGCACGAGGCCAACCCGCTCTACGCCCTGCCGAAGAGCGGCAAGTTCACCGAGCGCTTCGCGAAGGCGGGCTTCAAGGTCTCGACCGCGCAGGTGCTCGACGAGACCGCCGCGGCGTGCGACCTGATCATCCCGAACCTGCACGCGCTGGAGCGGTGGGACGACCTCCGGCCGCGCGCCGGCGTCACCGGGCTGCTGCAGCCAGTCACCGAGCCGGTGTTCGCTGCGAAGCACACCGGCGACGTCCTCCTCGCCGTGGCCAAGAAGGTCGCCGGTCCGATGGCCGCCTTCACCGCGCCGAACTTCGAGACCTACCTGAAGAGCGCGTGGGCTCCGAACCTCGTGGGCGATGCCGACGAGGCCTGGCGCATGGCGCTCGGCAGCGGCGGTGTCTATGCGGCGGCCCCGGCGACGGCACAGCCGACCACGGTCAGCGCCGGTGCGCCGAGCTGGAAGGCGCCGACGTTCGACGGTGACGGCGCCTACACGCTGCTGCCCTACGCCTCGTCGATGTACTACGACGGCCGTGGCGCCAACAAGCCGTGGCTGCTCGAGAATCCCGACCCGATGACCAAGATCACCTGGCAGAGCTGGGTCGAGGTTCACCCCGACACCGCCAAGGCGATCGACGTGCGCGAGGGTGAGTTCCTCGAACTGACGTCGCCGCACGGCAGCGTGCGCGCGCAGGTCTACGTCTTCCCGGGCGTGCACCCGAACGTGCTCGCGATGCCGCTCGGTCTCGGGCACACCGAGTACGGCCGCTACGCCAAGGGTCGCGGCGCCAATCCGCTCGACCTCCTCGGCGCCGCCGACGGCCAGGGCTTCCTCCCGTACGTCGCCACCAAGGTCTCGGTGAAGACCACCGGCGACTACCGGAAGGTCTCCAAGACGGAAGGGACCACGCGCCAGCTCGGCCGTGGCATCATCGAGGCGATGCCGCTCGCGTACGCCGCCAAGGGGATGACGCCGAAGGAGGCGTACAGCGCCGCGGGACATGCCGAGCACGAGATCAACACGCCGAAGGAAACCGAGGCGATCGACGGCTGGTACGAGGCCCAGAAGGAGCGCTGGAAGCTCGGCAATTACGCCGACGATGCCACCCCGAAGTGGGGCATGGCGGTCGACCTGTCGCGCTGCACCGGCTGCTCGGCCTGCGTCACGGCGTGCTACGCCGAGAACAACATTCCGACCGTCGGCGAGGAGCAGATCTTCAAGGGTCGCGAGATGAGCTGGATGCGCATCGAGCGGTACTGGGAGGGCGGCACCGACGGTGAGAAGCTCGAGGCGCGCTTCGCCCCGGTCATGTGCCAGCACTGCGACAACGCGCCGTGCGAGCCGGTCTGCCCGGTCTATGCCGCGTACCACACGCCGGACGGCCTCAACGGCCAGGTCTACAACCGCTGCGTCGGGACGCGCTACTGCAGCAACAACTGCCCGTTCAAGGTTCGCTACTTCAACTGGCTCAAGTACAACGAGACCGCCTGGCCGGCGCCGCTCAACCTCCAGCTCAATCCCGAGGTGACGACGCGTGCCCGTGGCGTGATGGAGAAGTGCACCTTCTGCGTCCAGCGCATCCGCGACAAGCAGAACATCGCGAGGCTCGAGGATCGCGCGGTGCGCGACGGCGAGATCCAGCCGGCCTGCGTCCAGGGCTGCCCGTCGGGCGCCATGACCTTCGGCAACGTGAAGGACCCGGAGGCCGCGGTGGTCAAGGCGAAGCGCGATCCGCGCGGCTACACCATGCTCGAGGAAACCAATGTGCGGCCTGCGGTGACGTACCTGGCCAAGGTGCTGCATGCGGAGCCCGTGACCCACGCACCGGCCGCCGCCGGGGAGGGCCACTGA
- a CDS encoding cupredoxin domain-containing protein, whose translation MIAAVALVLAACGGEKKEGAESTETPEATAPTTAAVTGTTHVVEMIQDGTTFKFSPAELTIKAGDAVTFKSVSGGLHNVQFHADSIPAGAAAVIDAAILNKQGPLASALLNTGEEITINFAGAPVGDYRFTCLPHMAMGMHGKITVQ comes from the coding sequence ATGATTGCTGCAGTGGCCCTGGTGCTCGCGGCCTGCGGTGGAGAGAAGAAGGAAGGGGCGGAGTCGACCGAGACTCCGGAAGCGACCGCACCGACGACGGCGGCCGTGACGGGCACCACCCACGTGGTGGAGATGATCCAGGACGGCACGACGTTCAAGTTCTCGCCGGCCGAGCTCACCATCAAGGCGGGCGATGCCGTGACGTTCAAGAGCGTCTCGGGCGGCCTGCACAACGTCCAGTTCCATGCCGACAGCATCCCGGCTGGCGCCGCGGCGGTCATCGATGCGGCGATCCTGAACAAGCAGGGCCCGCTGGCGTCGGCGCTGTTGAACACGGGCGAAGAGATCACGATCAATTTCGCCGGCGCGCCGGTGGGTGACTACCGGTTCACCTGCCTGCCGCACATGGCGATGGGCATGCACGGCAAGATCACCGTCCAGTAA
- the nrfD gene encoding polysulfide reductase NrfD — protein sequence MAVIAHDPSRPTQTHGEVTRDVLATITSKPTKGYYILLGTMAFLTAVLLGTVTMLLKEGLGLAGYAPPIMWSVYITTFVFWVGIGHAGTLISAILFLFRSPWRTAVYRATEAMTVFAVMTAALFPIIHIGRQWIFYWLIPYPNARYLWPNFKSPLLWDVFAISTYLTVSSTFLMVGLVPDIAAVRDHVSGWRKKLYGALSLGWTGADSQWRHYSRAYLYLAALATPLVLSVHSVVSWDFAVSIVPGWHGTIFAPYFVAGAIYSGIGMVLTLMIPLRKVLKVEHMITDYHFDNLSKLTLFTGTILFYAYGMEYFVAWYSGSTFEQTTFWRRAFGPAWWAGWAMIICNAFVSQLLWFKKIRTNLTSLFIISIFINLGMWFERYVIVTSSLANDYVPYAWGQINPTWADWLVLLGSFGWFGLWFTLFYKNFPIVAIQEIKEMIPMPRRKASSHGGAH from the coding sequence ATGGCCGTGATCGCGCACGATCCGTCCCGGCCGACCCAGACGCACGGTGAAGTCACCCGTGACGTCCTGGCGACCATCACGTCGAAGCCGACGAAGGGCTACTACATCCTGCTCGGCACGATGGCGTTCCTTACCGCGGTGCTCCTCGGCACGGTGACGATGCTGCTGAAGGAGGGGCTCGGCCTCGCCGGCTACGCCCCGCCGATCATGTGGTCGGTGTACATCACCACCTTCGTCTTCTGGGTCGGCATCGGCCACGCCGGCACGCTGATCTCGGCGATTCTCTTCCTCTTCCGGTCGCCGTGGCGCACGGCGGTGTACCGGGCGACGGAAGCGATGACGGTGTTCGCCGTCATGACCGCCGCGCTCTTCCCGATCATCCACATCGGCCGGCAGTGGATCTTCTACTGGCTGATTCCGTACCCGAACGCGCGCTACCTCTGGCCGAACTTCAAGTCGCCGCTGCTCTGGGACGTCTTCGCGATCTCGACCTACCTCACGGTGTCGTCGACCTTCCTCATGGTCGGCCTCGTGCCGGACATCGCGGCGGTGCGCGACCACGTCAGCGGCTGGCGCAAGAAGCTCTACGGCGCGCTCTCGCTCGGCTGGACCGGCGCGGACTCGCAGTGGCGCCACTACAGCCGCGCCTACCTGTACCTCGCCGCCCTCGCGACGCCGCTGGTGCTCTCGGTGCACTCGGTCGTTTCGTGGGACTTCGCCGTTTCGATCGTGCCGGGCTGGCACGGGACGATCTTCGCCCCGTACTTCGTCGCCGGCGCGATCTACTCGGGCATCGGCATGGTGCTGACGCTGATGATCCCGCTCCGCAAGGTGCTCAAGGTCGAGCACATGATCACCGACTACCACTTCGACAATCTCTCGAAGCTGACGCTGTTCACCGGCACCATCCTCTTCTACGCCTACGGGATGGAGTACTTCGTCGCCTGGTACTCGGGCAGCACCTTCGAGCAGACCACCTTCTGGCGTCGCGCGTTCGGACCGGCCTGGTGGGCGGGATGGGCGATGATCATCTGCAACGCCTTCGTCTCGCAGCTGCTCTGGTTCAAGAAGATCCGGACCAACCTGACCTCGTTGTTCATCATCTCGATCTTCATCAACCTCGGGATGTGGTTCGAGCGCTACGTGATCGTCACGTCGTCGCTGGCGAATGACTATGTCCCGTACGCCTGGGGCCAGATCAACCCGACCTGGGCCGACTGGCTCGTCCTGCTCGGCTCGTTCGGCTGGTTCGGGCTCTGGTTCACGCTGTTCTACAAGAACTTCCCCATCGTGGCGATCCAGGAGATCAAGGAAATGATCCCGATGCCCCGCCGGAAGGCGTCCAGCCATGGGGGGGCGCACTGA
- a CDS encoding cytochrome c, translated as MMRKVLLAAVLLGTGGCNWWYNEVPSPDQLMHKVPWFDHMILSKGVHPYQRTDIPRNVPAGIVPVGGGERDYRVGDPTAAFPQYGFDTVVANRQVRPTTPPLPGARSGKEVYEIYCQTCHGPTGVGDGPVGVYVAAFSLLTPAARGWSDGYLYSIIRYGRGVMPQYGDKIVRRDERWAVVDYVRSLQAASPLPAAPAGGTK; from the coding sequence GTGATGCGTAAGGTCCTCCTCGCCGCCGTCCTCCTGGGGACGGGTGGTTGCAACTGGTGGTACAACGAGGTGCCGTCGCCGGACCAGCTGATGCACAAGGTGCCCTGGTTCGACCACATGATCCTCTCGAAGGGCGTCCATCCGTATCAGCGGACCGACATCCCGCGGAATGTTCCGGCGGGGATCGTCCCGGTCGGCGGTGGCGAGCGTGACTACCGCGTTGGCGATCCCACGGCGGCGTTCCCGCAGTACGGGTTCGACACCGTCGTCGCCAATCGGCAGGTCCGCCCGACCACCCCGCCCCTTCCGGGCGCGCGAAGCGGCAAGGAAGTCTACGAGATTTACTGCCAGACCTGTCACGGCCCGACGGGCGTCGGCGACGGCCCGGTCGGCGTGTATGTCGCCGCGTTTTCGCTGCTGACACCGGCCGCGCGCGGCTGGTCCGATGGCTACCTCTACAGCATCATCCGCTACGGCCGTGGCGTCATGCCGCAGTACGGCGACAAGATCGTCCGCCGCGATGAGCGCTGGGCCGTGGTCGATTACGTGCGTTCGCTGCAGGCGGCCTCGCCGCTGCCGGCCGCCCCTGCCGGAGGGACCAAGTAA
- a CDS encoding phosphatase PAP2 family protein gives MVASYGLVVAALGATRLTQRGVPWIIGAHLGLPLLSWLITRASNSVVGRVLGASYPVVLLAGLYSAIDVMNGFGAATTWDAPLQAADAWLFHSQPSRDWWRAAPSAFWSTLLHGVYFSYYILVPLPVIVFLAQRRPAALERYLDGLIATFLLCYVTYLLLPVAGPYYEFARPTGAFVDNEAARLVYATLARGSAFGAAFPSSHVAATVAATVGAWLGSRRLGMAMAVPTALLAVGVVYCQMHYVVDSAAGVLLGVSVPLVMAWGQRNAGASDGRPREDGATNVRLTGR, from the coding sequence ATGGTGGCGAGCTACGGTCTCGTCGTCGCCGCACTCGGCGCCACCCGGCTGACGCAGCGCGGCGTACCGTGGATCATCGGAGCGCACCTCGGCCTCCCGCTCCTCTCCTGGCTGATCACCCGCGCCTCCAACAGTGTCGTGGGGCGCGTCCTGGGCGCGAGCTATCCGGTGGTGCTGCTGGCCGGTCTCTATTCCGCGATCGATGTCATGAACGGTTTCGGCGCCGCCACCACATGGGACGCGCCACTGCAGGCCGCCGATGCATGGCTCTTCCACAGTCAGCCGAGTCGTGATTGGTGGCGCGCGGCGCCGAGCGCGTTCTGGTCCACGCTGCTGCACGGCGTCTACTTCTCCTACTACATCCTGGTCCCGTTGCCGGTCATCGTCTTCCTGGCCCAGCGCCGCCCCGCGGCACTCGAGCGCTATCTCGACGGACTGATCGCGACCTTTCTGCTCTGCTACGTCACCTACCTGCTGCTACCGGTGGCGGGACCCTACTACGAGTTTGCGCGGCCAACCGGTGCCTTCGTCGACAACGAGGCGGCGCGGCTTGTCTATGCCACGCTCGCCCGGGGGAGCGCGTTCGGTGCCGCGTTTCCCTCGTCGCATGTTGCCGCGACCGTTGCCGCCACCGTCGGTGCCTGGCTCGGCTCGCGCCGTCTCGGCATGGCGATGGCAGTGCCCACCGCGTTGCTGGCCGTCGGCGTGGTCTACTGCCAGATGCACTACGTCGTCGACAGCGCGGCGGGCGTGCTGCTTGGTGTGAGCGTTCCGTTGGTGATGGCCTGGGGGCAACGCAACGCGGGGGCGTCCGATGGACGCCCCCGCGAAGATGGTGCAACCAACGTCCGGCTTACTGGACGGTGA
- a CDS encoding sigma-70 family RNA polymerase sigma factor has protein sequence MAFDLEGLYRTTYDSVVRFLYRKVWDADRAEDLAQEVFMRALHHQPEKPRSWVFAVAANIARDEARSAIRRRKHLVLLTHEPIASPSVGKEVEERMDSEAQQAEVQRALATLSPRDREVLLLWDAGLSYPEIAEQTGLAVGAVGTTLARARKRLVAAHDMLEESDEQVRSSARA, from the coding sequence ATGGCATTCGATCTCGAAGGTCTCTACCGAACCACCTATGACTCCGTCGTCCGCTTCCTGTACCGCAAGGTGTGGGATGCCGATCGTGCCGAAGACCTTGCGCAGGAAGTCTTCATGCGCGCCCTGCACCACCAGCCCGAAAAGCCGCGTTCCTGGGTCTTCGCCGTCGCCGCCAATATCGCGCGCGACGAGGCTCGCTCAGCGATTCGCCGCCGCAAGCATCTGGTGCTGCTGACGCACGAACCGATCGCCTCGCCGTCGGTGGGCAAGGAAGTCGAGGAGCGGATGGATTCCGAGGCGCAGCAGGCCGAAGTGCAGCGCGCCTTGGCCACGCTCTCGCCGCGAGACCGCGAGGTCCTCTTGTTGTGGGACGCCGGGTTGTCCTATCCTGAAATTGCCGAACAGACCGGGTTGGCCGTTGGCGCCGTGGGCACGACGCTCGCCCGCGCCCGCAAGCGCCTGGTCGCTGCCCACGACATGCTGGAGGAGTCCGATGAGCAGGTGCGCTCGTCCGCACGTGCCTGA
- a CDS encoding DUF3341 domain-containing protein — MAASVPGVLAHFAHVDAAADAIRELKATGHKDLTVYCAAHNHELEAAVGDPISPVRLWTLFAGLTGCAAGFSLAIWMSSDWPLLVGGKPITAIPSFVVIGFELTILFGSLATVLGVIILSAMKSLKGRPYHPKFSDDHIGVFVPCRADQAAAVEQLLTGHGSVEVTRDA; from the coding sequence ATGGCTGCCTCCGTGCCGGGCGTGCTGGCCCACTTTGCCCATGTTGATGCCGCCGCGGACGCGATCCGCGAGTTGAAGGCGACGGGGCACAAGGACCTGACCGTCTACTGTGCCGCGCACAACCACGAGCTCGAGGCTGCCGTCGGCGACCCGATCTCGCCGGTTCGCCTCTGGACGCTCTTCGCCGGCCTGACCGGCTGCGCTGCCGGCTTCTCGCTGGCGATCTGGATGTCGAGCGATTGGCCGCTCCTGGTCGGCGGCAAGCCGATCACGGCGATCCCGTCGTTCGTCGTCATCGGCTTCGAGCTGACGATTCTCTTCGGCTCCCTGGCCACCGTCCTCGGCGTGATCATCCTCTCCGCGATGAAGTCGCTCAAGGGTCGGCCGTATCATCCGAAGTTCAGCGACGACCACATCGGCGTCTTCGTTCCGTGCCGAGCCGATCAGGCCGCGGCGGTCGAGCAGCTCCTGACGGGGCATGGCTCCGTGGAGGTCACCCGTGATGCGTAA